The genomic region CCATTTATCCAAGATCTTGACAGTGTGTCCCATACTTTGACCCTTTTTGCCCAAAAACCTTGACCTTTTGCCCGCCCGTCGAACATGTCAGCCTCAAACCTCAACTTCTCTCCCCAAACATGGACCCTTTGGCCAAAACCTGGGCCCTTTTTGCCCCAAACCTTGACCCTTGCCAACAAGCTTTGACCCTTTGCCCCAAATCCCGACTCTTTGGGCCCCAAAACTCAACCGTTGCCTCGAACTCTCAATGGTTTGCAGCAAGCATTGACCCTTTGCCCAACACCTTGACCAGTTCTCACCCAACTCTCAAGCTTTTGCCCCGATCGTCAACCATTTAACCCAAAAATCAACCCTTTGACCCAAATCTCGACCCGTTTGTTCCAAACCTCAACCATTTGCCCAACACCTCAACCGTGCAACCCAAATCTTGACCATTTCACCTAAACCTCAACCATTTGTGCCCCAAACTGCGATGACTTGCAGCAACCGTTGACCATTTACCACAAACCTTGACTGTTTTGGCACCAAACACCAACTCTTTACCTGATACTTGGACCATTTTGTCCTAAATTTGACCATTATGCCCCAAATTGGACCATTTTTGGCCCAAAGCTGACCATTTACCCCAATCCTCAACTGTGTTATCCCAAAACCCTGACCGTGTTTGtcccctgccccctcctctgcttgaaccctccccctgccccactggAGCCCCCCTGGGCACAGAGGACCCCCCCAGCAGGACAcgtcccccagcagcccccctccacctgcctcctcttcctcctcctggcagcccTCCCAGGTAGGACCCAGCCCCgctcaccccctccctccctccctgcccgggCACGGAGCTGGAGGGCGATGGCGGGAGCGGGCGACTCAATTgtgtccttcctccttccccagggctgcggGCGGCCGTGCAGCTGGTCGAGTCCGGAGGGGGCCTCCAGCCACccggggggtccctcaccctccTCTGCAAGGCCTCCGGCTTCACCTTCAGCAGCTACGGCATGGGTTGGGTGCGACAGGCGCCCGGGAAGGGGCTCGAGTTCGTCGCGAGTATTAACAGTGGTGGTAGCAGCACAGGCTACGCGTCGGCGGTCAAAGGGCGCTTCACCATCTCCAAGGACAACTCCCAGAGCACGCTCAAGCTGCAGATGAACAGCCTCAGGGCCGACGACACGGCCACCTACTACTGCGCGAAAAGCGATGGTAGTGGTTGGTGTGGTGGTACTAGTTATGCTGGTGGCCCCGACCGTGGCACcgtgtccccacatccctgcgCTGGGTCCCCAAATCTTCCCCAAACCCCTGAACCAGCCTGgaccctgcacccagcccacGTCCTTGACCCACACATCAACTCTTTGCCCCAAGCCTCAACCTTTTGCATCAAGCTTTGACCATTTCCCTCCAACCAAATCCATTTATCCAAGATCTTGACAGTGTGTCCCATACTTTGACCCTTTTTGCCCAAAAACCTTGACCTTTTGCCCGCTCGTCGAACATGTCAGCCTCAAACCTCAACTTCTCTCCCCAAACATGGACCCTTTGGCCAAAACCTGGGCCCTTTTTGCCCCAAACCTTGACCCTTTCCAACAAGCTTTGACCCTTTGCCCCAAATCCCGACTCTTTGGGCCCCAAAACTCAACCGTTGCCTCGAACTCTCAATGGTTTGCAGCAAGCATTGACCCTTTGCCCAACACCTTGACCAGTTCTCACCCAGCCCTCAACCATTTGCCCCAAACCTCAACCACTTCACCCAAATCTTGACTCTTGGCCCAACAGTTCGACCGGTTTTGCCCCAGACCTCAACAGTGACCTGAAACCTCGACTCTTTTGGCCCCAAACCTCAACTCTTTACCTCGAACCTTGATGAATTTCTCCCCGAAATCTGAGCCTTTGTGCCCCCAACCTTGACCATTGCGATCCAAACCTCAACCATTTCACCCACATCTTGAGCCTTTAGCCCAAACTTCCTTCATTTGCCCCAAATCTCAACTGTCTTACCCCAACATCTTCACCGTTTTGCACCCACTCAGACCCTCGCACCCAgcccagacccccccagcaccccaagatTGGCTCCCCCGAGGCTGCTACCAGcctggagggaggaagagggggacgtGGGTGGGGGTGTCTCCCCTTCtgccccctgcccagggcagctggTCCAGTCCGGAGGGGGCCTCCAGCCACccggggggtccctcaccctccTCTGCAAGGCCTCCGGCTTCACCTTCAGCAGCAACGGCATGCTCTGGGTGCGACAGGCGCCCGGGAAGGGGCTCGAATACGTCGCGAGTATTAAGAGCGATGGTAGCAGCACAGGCTACGCGTCGGCGGTCAAAGGGCGCTTCACCATCTCCAGGGACAACTCCCAGAGCACGCTCAAGCTGCAGATGAACAGCCTCAGGGCCGACGACACGGCCACCTACTACTGCGCGAAAGAAGCTGCTGGTGATGGTGGTTATGGTTATGCTGGTGGTTGTGGTGGTGGCCCCGACCGCGGCACcgtgtccccacatccctgcgCTGGGTCCCCAAATCTTCCCCAAACCCCTGAACCAGCCTGgaccctgcacccagcccacGTCCTTGACCCAACCCTCAACCGTTTGCCTCAAACCTTGACCTTTTGGCCTCAAACCTCGACCATTGAACCCCAAATCATGACACTTTCCTCCAAACTTTGACCCTTTTGGCCTTAAAACCGGAACTCTTTGCCCCAAATCTCGACCCTTTTTACCCCAAACCTCGACCATTTGCACCAAACTTTGAACATGTCCTCGAAACCTTGACCCTTGTTGCCCCAAAACTCAAACATTTGTCCCAAACCTCAAATGTTCAACCCAAATGTTGCTCGTCTGCCCCAGAACTCCACCATTTTTGACCCAGACTTCAACCATTTGCTCCAAGCTTGGACTGTTTACCTCAAACCTCCCGTGTTTTTGCCCCAAAACTCAACTCTTTACCCTAAACTTTGAACAATTTTTCAACAAATCTTACCATTTTGGCCCCAAAACTCAACAATTTTGGCCCAAACCCTCAACCATATTGGACCAACCCTTGATTGCCTTTGCTCTAAACCTCTACTTCTTTCCCCAAACCTTGACCGTTTGCATCCACCTTTGACAGTTTGCCCAAAACCTTGACTGTTTCTGCCCCAAAACTCAACCCTTGGCCCAAAACCCCAATCGTTTGCATCGAGCTTTCACCCTTTCCCAAGACTTTGGACACAAATAGTCAAGTCCTCAACCATTTGACCCAAAACTCCACCATTTCACCCAAATCATCACCGTTTGTCCCAAACCTCAACTCTGTTATCCCAAAACCTTGACAATTTTGGCCCCAAACCTCAGGCATTTGCCCCAAACCTCCACTGTTTCACCCAAATCTTGACCGCTTGTCCCAAATCTTAAGCAGAATCGCCCCAAACCTCAACCATTTCCACCCAGCTTTGACCATTTTCCTCAAACCTCGATGGTTTTTGCCCCAAACCTCAACAATTTATCCCCAACCTTGACCATTTTTCCCTGAAACTGGAACAATTTTACCCCAAACCTCAAAGGTTTGACCCTCATCAGACTGCCCAAACCTCAACCATTTGCCCCAAACCTCAACTCTGTTATCCCAAAACCCTGACCGTGTTTGtcccctgccccctcctctgcttgaaccctccccctgccccactggAGCCCCCCTGGGCACAGAGGACCCCCCCAGCAGGACAcgtcccccagcagcccccctccacctgcctcctcctcctcctcctcctcctggcagcccTCCCAGGTAGGACCCAGCCCCgctcaccccctccctccctccctccctgcccgggCACGGAGCTGGAGGGCGATGGCGGGAGCGGGCGACTCAATTgtgtccttcctccttccccagggctgcggGCGGCCGAGCAGCTGGTCGAGTCCGGAGGGGGCCTCCAGCCACccggggggtccctcaccctccTCTGCAAGGCCTCCGGCTTCGACTTCAGCAGCTACAGCATGGGTTGGGTGTGACAGGCACCCGGGAAGGGGCTCGAGTGGGTTGCGACTATTTGGAGTGATGGTAGCACCACATACACtgatggcagcagcacaggctaCGCGTCGGCGGTGCAAGGGCGCTTCACCATCTCCAGGGACAACTCCCAGAGCACGCTCAAGCTGCAGATGAACAGCCTCAGGGCTGACGACACGGCCACCTACTACTGCGCGAAAAGTACTGGTGCTTGTGGTTATGGTTatgctggtggtggtgctggttaTGGTGGTGGCCCCGACCGCGGCACcgtgtccccacatccctgcgCTGGGTCCCCAAATCTTCCCAAATCCCCTGAACCAGCCTGgaccctgcacccagcccacATCCTTGACCCAACCCTCAACCTTCTTTGCCCCAAACCTCAACCTTTTGCATCAAGCTTTGACCATTTCCCTCCAACCTGCACCACTGAATCCGTGTCTTGACAGTTTCCCTCAAGCTTTGACCCTttttgcctgaaacctctaacATTTGCCTCAAATCTTTGCCCTTTTTCCTTGCCCCAAACCTCCACCATTGGTACCAAGCTTTGGATATTGCCCCAAATCTTGACTATTTTGGCCCCCAAACTCAACAGTTTGCCCCAAACCTCAAGCGTTTACATCGAGCGTTGACCCTTTGCCCAAAACCTTGACCATTTTTGTCCAAGACCTTCCACATGTCGGCCCCATTCCTCAACCGTTGCCCCCAGCCTCAGCAATTTAACCCCAATCTTGACCGTTTGGCCTCGCGTTGACCATTTTTGCCCAAATTTCAACCATTTGCGCCACATCCCAGTGCCTTCCCAAAACCCCGGGACCCAGCCCAGACTTCTTCTCCAAGGCCAGACCCCTGCACCTCACCCAGATCTTGTCCCCAAGCCAAGACCCGGCACCCgtcccagccccctcctccaaCCCCACACCCTTGCAACCAGCCTGGACGCCTCTACGATGCTCAGAGCTTCTGCTCCAAGCCCTGGAGCCTCGCACCCAGCCCAGACCCCTCTAACCCTGTgcccacacccccccagcaccccaagatTTGGGGCCCCTGAAGCTGCTACCAGCCTGGAGCGAGGAAGAGGGGGACGTGGGTGGGGGTGTCTCCCCTTCtgccccctgcccagggcagctggTCGAGTCCGGAGGGGGCCTCCAGCCACccggggggtccctcaccctccTCTGCAAGGCCTCCGGCTTCACCTTCAGCAGCTACAACATGGTTTGGGTGCGACAGACGCCCGGGAAAGGTCTCGAGTGGGTCGCAACTATTTACAGCACTGGCAGCAACACATACTACGCGTCGGCGGTGCAAGGGCGCTTCACCATCTCCAGGGACAACTCCCAGAGCACGCTCAAGCTGCAGATGAACAGCCTCAGGGCCGACGACACGGCCACCTACTACTGCGCGAAAAGAACTGATGGTTATGGTGGTGCTTGTGGTGCTTATGGTGGTGGCCCCAACCCAGGCACcgtgtccccacatccctgcgCTGGGACCCCAAATCTTCCCCAAACCCCTGAACCAGCCCGgaccctgcacccagcccacGTCCTTGACCCAACCCCCAACTCTTTGCCCCAAACCTCAACCTTTTGCATCAAGCTTTGACCATTTCCCTCAAACCTCATCCATTTATCCAAGATCTTGACAGTGTGTCCCATACTTTGACCCTTTTTGCCCAAAAACCTTGACCTTTTGCCCGCTCGTCGAACATGTCAGCCTCAAACCTCAACTTCTCTCCCCAAACATGGACCCTTTGGCCAAAACCTGGGCCCTTTTTGCCCCAAACCTTGACCCTTGCCAACAAGCTTTGACCCTTTGCCCCAAATCCCGACTCTCTGGGCCCCAAAACTCAACCGTTGCCTCGAACTCTCAATGGTTTGCAGCAAGCATTGACCCTTTGCCCAACACCTTGACCAGTTCTCACCCAACATTTGACCATTTTTGCCTCAAACCTCAACCACTTCACCCAGATCTTGACTCTTGGCCCAAAAATTCGAGCATTTTTGCCCCAGACCTCAACAGTTACCTGAAACCTCAACTGTGGCCTCCAGCCACctggggggtccctcaccctccTCTGCAAGGCCTCCGGCTTCACCTTCAGCAGCAAGGGCATGTTCTGGGTGTGACAGGCACCCGGGAAGAGGCTCGAATACGTCGCGAGTATTGACAACGATGGTAGTTACCCAAGCTACGCGTCGGCGGTGCAAGGGCGCTTCACCATCTCCAGGGACAACTCCCAGAGCACGCTCAAGCTGCAGATGAACAGCCTCAGGGCCGACGACACGGCCACCTACTACTGCGCGAAAGCTGCTGGTGCTTGTGGTTCTGGTTATGGTGGTGGTTGTGGTGGTGGCCCCGACCGCGGCACcgtgtccccacatccctgcgCTGGGTCCCCAAATCTTCCCCAAACCCCTGAACCAGCCTGgaccctgcacccagcccacGTCCTTGACCCAACCCTCAACCGTTTGCCTCAAACCTTGACCTTTTGGCCTCAAACCTCGACCATTGAACCCCAAATCATGACACTTTCCTCCAAACTTTGACCCTTTTGGCCTTAAAACCGGAACTCTTTGCCCCAAATCTCGACCCTTTTTACCCCAAACCTCGACCATTTGCACCAAACTTTGAACATGTCCCCAAAACCTTGACCCTTGTTGCCCCAAAACTCAAACATTTGTCCCAAACCTCAAATGTTCAACCCAAATGTTGCTCGTTTGCCCCAGAACTCCACCATTTTTGCCCCAGACTTCAACCATTTGCTGGTCTCCGGCTTCACCTTCAGCAGCCCCCGGATGCTTTGGGGGCGACAGGCGCCCGGGAAGGGGCTCGAGCACGGGGCAAATATTGACCGTTTCCTCCCCAAACGGGGTTCCGGCCCTGCTGCGCAAAGAGCCCAGAACACCCCGAGCCGAGAGATTTGTTTCCGTCGGGtctgtgcagagctggctgctcgCCGCTGGCCGCACGCCGCTCGCACCCCTCGGGGATCCCGCGCGAAGCATTTCTGCCTGCCACGCAGCTGTGGCCGGCGCTTTCGCATCCGCTTTTAGAACTGCGCCAGGTTCCCCCGCGCTTTTCTCGCTCCTCGCTCCGTCCCCTTCTCCGCTTCCAGCCACGGCGTCCGGTCTTTTCACCGCGGGCGCCGAGGGACGgacggggggcggggggcgtgGGAGTAGGGGGCTGCTTCTGCTCCGCGGGTCGCTCCGGCCGCGCTAATTAGCAGAGCTGACTCGCGGCTCGAAGCGCTCTCTGGCTTGATGGGGCTCGTCGAGTCGCTCCGGCGCTTCTGCGCTTCCCTTCTCTCGGGGACGGGTGCCCGGTGACCTACGGCCAGCGGCCGAGCGGGCTCCGTTGGTTTAGTCCTGGCTTCTCTCCGGCACCAACGGCGCTGGGAGCGCAGGCTACGCGCCGGCGCCGCCAGGGCGCTTCGCCGTCCCGCAGCGCGGTCACGCCGCAGATGAACAGCCACCGGCCGGATCCCCGGCACCCAGCCCGcatccctcccccacccccagaccCTCGCCCTCAGCCTCGACCCGTTACACCCAGCCCGGACCTCTTGCACCCATCCTGGTCCTTTGCAACGAGAGCAAATCCTTGCGCGCTGCCCAAATCCCCGCCTTTtgccccaaaacccagccctgcGGCTCCTCTGCAAGGGCTCCGGCATCTCCACCAGCAGCTCCGCCATGTACTGGGTGCGACAGGCGCCCGGGAAGGGGCTCGAAAGGGTCGCGGGTATTAGCAGCGATGGTAGCAGCACAAGCTACGCGTCGGCGGTCAAAGGGCGCTTCACCATCTCCAGGGACAACTCCCAGAGCACGCTCAAGCTGCAGATGAACAGCCTCAGGGCCGACGACACGGCCACCTACTACTGCGCGAAAGCTGCTTATGGTTatggtggtgctggtggttaTGGTTatgctggtggtggtgctggtggtggtgctggttaTGGTGGTGGCCCCAACCGCGGCACcgtgtccccacatccctgcgCTGGGTCCCCAAATCTTCCCAAAACCCCTGAACCAGCCCGgaccctgcacccagcccacGTCCTTGTCCCACACATCATCTCTTTGCCCCAAACCTCAACCTTTTGCATCAAGCTTTGACCATTTCCCTCAAACCAAATCCATTTATCCAAGATCTTGACAGTGTGTCCCATACTTTGACCCTTTTTGCCCAAAAACCTTGACCTTTTGCCCGCCCGTCGAACATGTTTTAGCCTCAAACCTCGACTTCTCTCCCCAAACATGGACCCTTTGGCCAAAACCTGGGCCCTTTTTGCCCCAAACCTTGACCCTTTCCAACAAGCTTTGACCCTTTGCCCCAAATCCCGACTCTTTGGGCCCCAAAACTCAACCATTTGCCCCAAACCTCACCTGTGTTATCCAAAAACCTTGACTATTTTTGCACCTTAACTCAACCATCGGCCAGAACCCTCAACCGTTTCTACCGAGCTTTGACCGTTTGCCCAAAACATTGACCATTTTTGCCCCAGCCCTCAACCTTTTCACCCCAAACCTCAACCGTTCAACCCAAATCTTGACATTTTGCCCcaaatctgaaacatttttgcCCTAAACTTCAACCATTTACACAAAGCTTTGACCACTTATGTCAAATCTCGATGATTTTTGCCCCAAAACTCAACTCTTTACCCGAAAGCTTGACCATTGTTCCCCAAATTGGAACATTTTTGCCCCAAATCTCAATCGTTTTGCCCAAATCAGGCTGTTTGTCCCAAACTTCAACCATTTGCCCCAAACCTCACCTCTGTTATCCCAAAACCCTGACCGTGTTTGtcccctgccccctcctctgcttgaaccctccccctgccccactggAGCCCCCCTGGGCACAGAGGACCCCCCCAGCAGGACAcgtcccccagcagcccccctccacctgcctcctcctcctcctcctggcagcccTCCCAGGTAGGACCCAGCCCCgctcaccccctccctccctccctccctgcccgggCGCGGAGCTGGAGGGCGATGGCGGGAGCGGGCGACTCAATTgtgtccttcctccttccccagggctgcggGCGGCCGTGCAGCTGGTCGAGTCCGGAGGGGGCCTCCAGCCACccggggggtccctcaccctccTCTGCAAGGCCTCCGGCTTCACCTTCAGCAGCAACGCCATGGCATGGGTGCGACAGGCGCCCGGGAAGGGGCTCGAATACGTCGCGGGTATTAGCTACAGTGGTAGCAACACAGCTTACGCGTCGGCGGTCAAAGGGCGCTTCACCATCTCCAAGGACAACTCCCAGAGCACGCTCAAGCTGCAGATGAACAGCCTCAGGGCCGACGACACGGCCACCTACTACTGCGCGAAAGATGCTGATGGTTATGGTTCTGGTTCTGCTTATGATGGTGGCCCCGACCGCGGCACcgtgtccccacatccctgcgCTGGGTCCCCAAATCTTCCCAAATCCCCTGAACCAGCCTGgaccctgcacccagcccacGTCCTTGACCCAACCCTCAACCTTCTTTGCCCCAAACCTCAACCTTTTGCATCAAGCTTTGACCATTTCCCTCCAACCCGCACCACTGAATCCGTGTCTTGACAGTTTCCCTCAAGCTTTGACCCTTTTTGCCTGAAACCTCAAACATTTGCCTCAAATCTTTACCCTTTTTCCTTGCCCCAAACCTCCACCATTGGTACCAAGCTTTGGATATTGCCCCAAATCTTGACTATTTTGGCCCCCAAACTCAACAGTTTGCCCCAAACCTCAAGCGTTTACATCGAGCGTTGACCCTTTGCCCAAAACCTTGACCATTTTTGTCCAAGACCTTCCACATGTCGGCCCCATTCCTCAACCGTTGCCCCCAGCCTCAGCAATTTAACCCCAATCTTGACCGTTTGGCCTCGCGTTGACCATTTTTGCCCAAATTTCAACCATTTGCGCCGCATCCCAGTGCCTTCCCAAAACCCCGGGACCCAGCCCAGACTTCTTCTCCAAGGCCAGACCCCTGCACCTCACCCAGATCTTGTCCCCAAGCCAAGACCCGGCACCCgtcccagccccctcctccaaCCCCACACCCTTGCAACCAGCCTGGACGCCTCTACGATGCTCAGAGCTTCTGCTCCAAGCCCTGGAGCCTCGCACCCAGCCCAGACCCCTCTAACCCTGTgcccacacccccccagcaccccaagatTGGCTCCCCCgaggctgctgccagcctggagCGAGGAAGAGGGGGACGTGGGTGGGGGTGTCTCCCCTTCtacccctgcccagggcagctggTCGAGTCCGGAGGGGGCCTCCAGCCACccggggggtccctcaccctccTCTGCAAGGCCTCCGGCTTCACCTTCAGCAGCACCTGGATGCTTTGGGGGCGACAGGCGCCCGGGAAGGGGCTCGAAAGGGTCGCGGGTATTGAAAGCGATGGCGGCACACGCTACCCGCATCCCCTGCCCGGCTCCTGCCCCGGCCACCCAGAGCCcggccctgcaccctgcctgctccagcccaggcaccccaaaacctgccctCAGCTGCCCAAAtcccccctcctcagccccaAGCCCTGTGCCCAGCCGCCCCAAAACCTGCCCTCAGGCCCGAGCCCTGCCTGAGCCGCCTCCCACACGCGCCGCACCTTCGCCCCCAGCAGACCCCGGGGAGTTTTGGGGCCACAGATGCCCCGGAAGGGGCTCGAGCACGGGGCAAATATTGACCGTTTCCTCCCCAAACGGGGTTCCGGCCCCGCTGCGCAAAGAGCCCAGAACACCCCGAGCCGAGAGATTTGTTTCCGTCGGGTCTGCGCAGAGCTGGCTGCTCGCCGCTGGCCGCACGCCGCTCGCACCCCTCGGGGATCCCGCGTGAAGCATTTCTGCCTGCCACGCAGCTGTGGCCGGCGCTTTCGCATCCGCTTTTAGAACTGCGCCAGGTTCCCCCGCGCTTTTCTCGCTCCTCGCTCCGTCCCCTTCTCCGCTTCCAGCCACGGCGTCCGGTCTTTTCACCGCGGGCGCCGAGGGACGgacggggggcggggggcgtgGGAGTAGGGGGCTGCTTCTGCTCCGCGGGTCGCTCCGGCCGCGCTAATTAGCAGAGCTGACTCGCGGCTCGAAGCGCTCTCTGGCTTGATGGGGCTCGTCGAGTCGCTCCGGCGCTTCTGCGCTTCCCTTCTCTCGGGGACGGGTGCC from Grus americana isolate bGruAme1 chromosome 37, bGruAme1.mat, whole genome shotgun sequence harbors:
- the LOC129198881 gene encoding Ig heavy chain Mem5-like; translation: LLFLLLAALPGLRAAVQLVESGGGLQPPGGSLTLLCKASGFTFSSYGMGWVRQAPGKGLEFVASINSGGSSTGYASAVKGRFTISKDNSQSTLKLQMNSLRADDTATYYCAKSDGSGWCGGTSYAGGPDRGTTLAPSPDPPSTPRLAPPRLLPAWREEEGDVGGGVSPSAPCPGQLVQSGGGLQPPGGSLTLLCKASGFTFSSNGMLWVRQAPGKGLEYVASIKSDGSSTGYASAVKGRFTISRDNSQSTLKLQMNSLRADDTATYYCAKEAAGDGGYGYAGGCGGGPDRGTVSPHPCAGSPNLPQTPEPAWTLHPAHVLDPTLNRLPQTLTFWPQTSTIEPQIMTLSSKL